The genomic segment AGCCCTACTACACATTCCTAAATCCCGAATGTGTTCAAAAAATCGCCAAGGTCAAATTAAAACAAAGTGACTTTAACATGGAAAATCCGCTTCTTAAATATGATGTGAATCATGTAAACTACCGCTTCAAGATCCTCAACGATTATCTTGAACTGGGAGAGGTTGGTGGCTTTTCACGCCTAAGACCACACATGCTTAGAAAATTCAATGCAACCCATTTAAGTCAGGGTTCAATTGAAAGGGGCTTGTTGGATATGGACTGTGTTGACCTGCTTCACGGCCGTGGAAAAAACAGTACCAGACAATCATACTTCAAGGACAATCCAGAGTATCTTAAGTTTGAATACATAAAAGCGATGAGCAACATTTCACTTTATCGGAGGTATGACTATAAGATTGTCAAAGGTAAGGTTAAGGTTATTTCAATGCCTTTGTAATTAAATATTGATATAATCATGTAATTTTGTAAATAGGAAGTAATATTCACTTGATTTAATATATAAAGACTTAAATATCTGATAAAATAAATAATTGCTTGTGTAATCGTTCTGATGAATGATTTAGGATAATCTTTGAAGTTTAGTTTGGACAATATATTTATTAAAAATAAATCTAATATAATATATTATCTAATTGTCTTTAGTGGTGATTTTCATGCATGATAGAATTAAAATAGCCAAAGAGTTTGCAAATACCATCAAATCAGATGACATTAAACTAATCATGCTGTTTGGATCTGTTGCCCGTGGAGATGACAGTGAAGAATCAGACATTGACATTTTAATTGTATCTCCAATTGCAGATAAAATCAAACCTGAAATCCATAAAATCGCTATGGATATAATTTTAGAAAAAGATGAAGTTATATCCCCAAGATTAATGACAGAAGACGAATTCAAAAAAGTAGAAGATTATCCATTCTTAAGTAACGTACTTAAAGAAGGTGTTGTGATTGGATAATCCAATTAATGTTGGTAAGTTAGTTAATCTCAAGTAAAATGTTATTTGAAGGCGGACAGTATAGGGACTCTGTTACCATGTCCTATTACGCAATGTATTCCTCAGCTTTGGCACTCTTGCTTAAAAAAGGCATTTCCCCAAAAACCCATGAGGGAACCCTAAGACAACTGGCCAAAGAATACGTTAAAGAAGGATTGCTTAGTAAGGAAACATATGGGTACCTTTATGATGCTCGTGAGACTAGAAACGATTCCAGTTACGGCTATTCAAAAACT from the uncultured Methanobrevibacter sp. genome contains:
- a CDS encoding nucleotidyltransferase domain-containing protein, translating into MHDRIKIAKEFANTIKSDDIKLIMLFGSVARGDDSEESDIDILIVSPIADKIKPEIHKIAMDIILEKDEVISPRLMTEDEFKKVEDYPFLSNVLKEGVVIG
- a CDS encoding HEPN domain-containing protein; the protein is MSSKMLFEGGQYRDSVTMSYYAMYSSALALLLKKGISPKTHEGTLRQLAKEYVKEGLLSKETYGYLYDARETRNDSSYGYSKTFTEEDAETLILQAEKFINEVETLL